A stretch of DNA from Synechococcus sp. PROS-9-1:
GTGTTGTGCATCAGCCCAGCCGCCCGAGAACAAGACCCAACAACAACAGTGCGCCCAAACGAACCTGGTGACTGAAATGAACGCCATACGCCGACATGGGCTGCTGCTTCACACTTTTAAGCGCTCGAGTTGCACGCTGCATCCCGAAGGCCACCACCAACCAGAACGGCCAGAAAATAACTCCGATTCCTGCGAAAGCAGCGGCAACAGCCAGGGCCAGCATCGAGAGCCCATAGGTGACACCCACGACGCGCAAGACAGACGAACCAAGGGTCAGTGCGCTGCTGTTTAAATCCATCCGGGCGTCATCCGGACGATCCGCCATCGCGTACACCGTGTCAAAAGAAAACGTCCAAAGCAGGGTGGCAACCCAACAACCTGCCAGGGGCCAACCGCCGTTAAAAACTCCGGTTTGAGCCGCCCAAGGAATCAACACCGCGAAACCCCAGCACAAAGCCAGGACCGCTTGGGGGTAGGCGAACCAACGCTTAGCGGACGGATAGATCAAGATTGGCGGCAGGGCGAAACAAGCCAGCAAAAGGCAGAGGTTGCGCACGGAAGCCGGCAAGCTCAGCACCACGATCAAACTGATGACCAGCAGCACGATCAACGCAACGACGGCCTGGGCAACGCTCAAACTTCCCTGTGCGAGTGGACGCTGTTTGGTGCGTTCCACATGGAGATCGATGCGGCGATCCCATAAGTCATTGGCAATACAGCCAGCCCCACTGACCGCCAGGCCGCCGAGCATGATCATCACCACGAGGGCCCCTGAGGGCGGTGCATTCGGAGTGAGCCAGAGACTCCAACCAGCTGGAATCAGCAAGATCAGTCTTCCGCTGGGCTTGTTCCAACGCAAAAGGGCAACCCATGGAGCCAAGATTTGACGAAACAACATGCGCTTGGCGGAGCTGACTGACAAAAAGAACTCCAGTGGGGCAACCCTAAGCAGAGGTTCTTGATGTCTGCTTAGGGCAAAGTGGATGGGCTTTCAGCGCAGTGCTTCAAGTGACAGCAGGGCCGAGCATGCAGAACGGTCGAGCCTTGAGGAAGATTGCCGCGATTGATATCGGCACCAATTCCACCCACCTCTTGGTGGCCTCTGTTGATCCTGAGCTACGAACCTTCAGCATCGAGTTGGCTGAGAAGTCCACCACTCGGCTAGGCGAAAGAGATCCCGAGACAGGCAACCTCTCAGAGGCCGCAATAGAACGCGGGCTCGAAGCGCTGCGTCGTTTTCGCGAGCTCGCTCTGAGTCACCAGGTTGAACAG
This window harbors:
- a CDS encoding 4-hydroxybenzoate polyprenyltransferase, which gives rise to MLFRQILAPWVALLRWNKPSGRLILLIPAGWSLWLTPNAPPSGALVVMIMLGGLAVSGAGCIANDLWDRRIDLHVERTKQRPLAQGSLSVAQAVVALIVLLVISLIVVLSLPASVRNLCLLLACFALPPILIYPSAKRWFAYPQAVLALCWGFAVLIPWAAQTGVFNGGWPLAGCWVATLLWTFSFDTVYAMADRPDDARMDLNSSALTLGSSVLRVVGVTYGLSMLALAVAAAFAGIGVIFWPFWLVVAFGMQRATRALKSVKQQPMSAYGVHFSHQVRLGALLLLGLVLGRLG